From the Companilactobacillus ginsenosidimutans genome, the window TTCCTAAATCAATGTCTTAAATACCCAGTAGATTCCGTCCATCATCACGCTGACATTATGGAACATTTATCTGATGAAGATTTAATGAATCACTTGAATGACTTTCTTGATCATCCACAACGCTGTCCTCATGGGGGAATTATTCCTGGCAATGGGCATGGCGAAACTGATGCTGATGACAAACTATTAAGCATGATTGATGATGATGAAGTAGTTCAAATTGTTCGATTGTCAGATAATTACGAATTTCTTCAATATTTCAACAGTCTGGGACTTCAAATCGATGATCTACTCAAAATTGTTAAACACGAAAAGTTTGATAGTTCCTTGATTGTTCAAAGACAAGATGGTTCTCAAATTACAATTGGCGCTAAAGCAATTGATTACATCTTTGTTGAGAAACGTCCTCAATCTTCTTTTTAATTACATAATTTACATAGACTTCAATTATCCCAATTTTTATTTGGAACAATTGAGGTCTATTTTTTGATTATTAAATTATTCACATTCTTTGTTGTAAACGCATTCAACAAGAACTATATTGTAGATGTAACCACTCACTATCTTTTTTAAAGTCATAATATACAACAATAACAATTAATCTGTGATTACTTATTGTATTTATTTTCGAGAGGTGATTTTTATGTATTATAGCAATGGAAATTATGAAGCATTCGCAAAGCCTGTTAAACCAGAGGGTGTCGACAATAAGTCAGCTTATATCGTCGGTTCTGGATTAGCTGGAATGGCTGCAGCAACATTCTTAATTCGTGACGGTCAGATGAAAGGTGACAAAATTCACTTTTTGGAAGAATTAGCCCTACCTGGTGGTAGTATGGATGGAATTATGAATCCTAACAAGGGTTACATCATTCGTGGTGGACGTGAAATGGAGCCTCATTTCGAAACACTTTGGGACTTATATAGAAGTATCCCTTCACTAGAAAATCCCGATGTATCTGTATTGGATGAATTCTATTGGCTAAATAAGAAAGACCCAAGTTTTTCTAAAGGAAGAGTCATCCAAGATCGTGGTAAGGAATTACCTACTGAGGGTAAATTAACTTTATCCAAACAATCTGTAGATGAATTACTCAAATTAGCTTTGACACCGGAAGAAGACCTTGGGGACAAGAAGATCAATGAAGTATTCTCAAAAGAATTCTTCGATTCAAACTTCTGGCTATACTGGTCAACAATGTTCGCCTTCGAGCCTTGGGCTAGTGCGATGGAAATGCGTCGTTATGTCTTAAGATTTGTTCATCACATCGACTCACTTTCAAACTTATCATCACTACGTTTTACAAAATTCAATCAGTACGAATCATTAGTTAAACCTACAATTGCCTTTTTGAAGAGCAAGGGTGTTGATTTCCAATACAATGCTCACGTTAAGAATGTCAAACTTGATACTTCTAACAATCAAAAAGTCGCTACTGAAATCGATATGGTTCAAGACGGCGATGAAAAGACAATCAACCTAACTCCAAATGACTTAGTCTTTGTCACAAATGGTTCAATTACTGAGAGTACAACTTACGGTGACAACAATACCCCTGCCCCAGTTGAGCACGAACTAGGAGATTCATGGGCTCTTTGGGAAAAACTTGCTGAACAATCACCTGACTTAGGTCACCCTGACAAGTTCTGTAAAAATATTCCTGACGCTAACTGGCAAATTTCTGGTACCATAACTTTCACAGATGACCGAGTAGTTCCATATATCAAAGCCATCAGTAAGAAAGACCCACACTCAGGTTCAATCGTAACTAGTGGACCTGTCAGCATCAAAGATTCCAACTGGCTATACGGTTACTCAATCAGTAGACAACCCCACTTTGAGGCACAAAAGGATAACGAGTTAATTGTCTGGGTATACGGTCTATTCTCAGATCAACCTGGTAACTACATTAAGAAGAAGATCACTGAATGTACTGGTATCGAGCTTTGTGAGGAATATTTGTACCACATCGGTGTTCCAGAAGATCAAATCAAAGACATCGCAGAAAGTGCAAATACAATCCCTGCACACATGCCTTACATCACTTCTTACTTCATGCCTAGAAAAGTTGGCGACCGTCCACTAGTTGTTCCAGAAGGTTCAAAGAATTTAGCCTTCATCGGTAACTTTGCCGAAACAGAACGTGACACCGTCTTCACAACTGAGTATTCAGTAAGAACTGGTATGGAAGCTGTTTATACTTTGCTAAACGTTGACCGTGGTGTTCCCGAAGTATTCGCATCATCATTTGATGCCCGTGTCTTGATGGATGCAATCTACTACTTGAATGATAAAAAGAAGATTACTGATATTAAGCTTGATGGATTCGGTGAGAGAATGGTTGAGAAACGTGTACTTGAGAAAGTTAAAGGTACATATATTGAGCAACTTCTCAAGAAAGTTCATTTGTTATAGAAAAATGTTTACAGTAAAAAAAGCTGAAACCAAAACGGTTTCAGCTTTTTTTGGTTGGTGAATAGTAGTAAGATGTCGGTTCCGAAAGAAAAATGATTTCCGGGCTGGAACGCTGCCGGGACCGTTTGAAGCCAATTCAAAGAACGAATTGTCTCCAAATCGACCCTTTCACTAAGCTGACTTCGTCAGCAAAGTGAAATCTGGCGGCTGAGCCCAAATCATTTTTCTTTCTCCACCTGAATAGTGCCTAAAAAAACTCTTATTCGGAAAATTTGTAATTCTGAGTATTAATTAATTTCCTAAGCTGCGTTTTGTTGTTCCTGAACTTGAGATAATTTTGCTTTTGAGACTTTATCATAGAATACTGCCAATACTGATTGTTCGTATGGGTGTAATACTACTGATAAAATTTCTCTCGTAATTAAGTTCAAGATTTCCCACAAGAAAAACTCGATGAAAATTACTAGTAATGTCCATTTGTATCCTCTTACTAACAAACTACTTCTGGCAAAGGCTGAGAACACTTGTCTGAAGCCTACTTTATCTTGTTTTTCTGTATCATCTTTGTAGATGTAAAAACTTTGACTAAACATTAGTAGGAACCAGATTCCTGGTATTAGATAAATTGCAGCACCTGCTTCTACCATTATGTTGAATAGTAGAGCTAGAAAGATAATTGCAAAAAAGTATCTTCCTGAGAATACTTGGAATTGATCAGCAATCGTTTTGATCTGGTAATCTTTGTTGCGATATTTGTCTAGCATTGAATATCCAATACCGACACAGATTAGGAAGAAAAATAGTCCAACTGCGAAAATTAGAATACTTGTCTGTGGTGTGATATTGATTGAATATTTTGTAGCTGAACTTGGGTTACTGACGATGTTTTGTGAAATCTCAGTCATTTTTTTACTTGCTTCTTGAGGATTAGCTAGACTGATACCTAGTCCTGAAAGCCAAGAGGTGTACATTTTGACGAGGAAAAACAT encodes:
- a CDS encoding DUF975 family protein; this encodes MNNANLKRISASEVNREARQLLFKNFKEMIVLNIVPIILRIVGMFFLVKMYTSWLSGLGISLANPQEASKKMTEISQNIVSNPSSATKYSINITPQTSILIFAVGLFFFLICVGIGYSMLDKYRNKDYQIKTIADQFQVFSGRYFFAIIFLALLFNIMVEAGAAIYLIPGIWFLLMFSQSFYIYKDDTEKQDKVGFRQVFSAFARSSLLVRGYKWTLLVIFIEFFLWEILNLITREILSVVLHPYEQSVLAVFYDKVSKAKLSQVQEQQNAA
- a CDS encoding oleate hydratase gives rise to the protein MYYSNGNYEAFAKPVKPEGVDNKSAYIVGSGLAGMAAATFLIRDGQMKGDKIHFLEELALPGGSMDGIMNPNKGYIIRGGREMEPHFETLWDLYRSIPSLENPDVSVLDEFYWLNKKDPSFSKGRVIQDRGKELPTEGKLTLSKQSVDELLKLALTPEEDLGDKKINEVFSKEFFDSNFWLYWSTMFAFEPWASAMEMRRYVLRFVHHIDSLSNLSSLRFTKFNQYESLVKPTIAFLKSKGVDFQYNAHVKNVKLDTSNNQKVATEIDMVQDGDEKTINLTPNDLVFVTNGSITESTTYGDNNTPAPVEHELGDSWALWEKLAEQSPDLGHPDKFCKNIPDANWQISGTITFTDDRVVPYIKAISKKDPHSGSIVTSGPVSIKDSNWLYGYSISRQPHFEAQKDNELIVWVYGLFSDQPGNYIKKKITECTGIELCEEYLYHIGVPEDQIKDIAESANTIPAHMPYITSYFMPRKVGDRPLVVPEGSKNLAFIGNFAETERDTVFTTEYSVRTGMEAVYTLLNVDRGVPEVFASSFDARVLMDAIYYLNDKKKITDIKLDGFGERMVEKRVLEKVKGTYIEQLLKKVHLL
- a CDS encoding metal-dependent transcriptional regulator, producing the protein MSPNKENYLKTIYELNYDFTKVTNKRISEIMNVSAPSVTEMLNSLSAEGYLTHSPYNKIVLTDKGNKISEQLVRTHRLWEVFLNQCLKYPVDSVHHHADIMEHLSDEDLMNHLNDFLDHPQRCPHGGIIPGNGHGETDADDKLLSMIDDDEVVQIVRLSDNYEFLQYFNSLGLQIDDLLKIVKHEKFDSSLIVQRQDGSQITIGAKAIDYIFVEKRPQSSF